Below is a genomic region from Eremothecium sinecaudum strain ATCC 58844 chromosome V, complete sequence.
TCTTTATGTGACCTAGCAGGTTCTGAACGAGCTGTTAGCCAATTGGTAAGACGACAGGAAGGTTCATTTATAAACAAATCCTTACTCGCATTAGGGACCGTAATATCCAAATTGAGTTCCAACGGTAACGGATCGGGCTCAAATGGACATCAATTGTCTTCGCTGGGGGGCCATATACCTTACCGTGATTCTAAACTAACAAGAATCCTCCAGCCGGCATTAACAGGCGATAGCATTATTACTACTATATGTACAATCGATACAAAACTCGAATCAAGCGCTGAAACAACAAACACGGTGCGTTTTGCATCCAGGGCTAAGAACATTTTCTTAAATGTTCGCAAGAATGAGTTCGAAATGAACACCGAGAAAGATCACATAATACAGAATTTGCGAAAGCAACTCGATGAGCAGCATGCTACCATCGCTATGTTGCGTAGAAACAACTATAAGGAAAACAGCAGTGTTTTGCTGCCTACCGGCGGCGGTGGTAGTCTTAGCGAAAAGGCCTTAAAGATGGAAAAAGGTTTGCTAGAAGTGGAGAATAACATTCTTAAGACAAAACTAGAGCATTGTGAGAAACTACTCGAGAAAGATACAGTTGTCTTAGAAGATCCTCATGTTAGGGAAATAGTCGATGTTCTTCCGTCTGATATCGCGTCGCTATTGGAAAGTAAAGTACAAAGCATGGAATCCCAGCTAAGGCAATATCGCCAGTATGTCCTAAAGTTGGAAACTGACCTAGAAAAGGCCCAAAAGAACATAATTGAGACAAACACCGTTCAATTCGACCGCCAAAGTACTGCAAATATCCAGCAAAAATACGGTGAAGATGTAGACGTAGAACTACTACTAGAGGAACAAGAGGCGGAGTTAATGGAATTACGCCGGGCTTtagaaagaaaagataaGATGATAGAAGCATTACAAAGCGCAAGGAGACTACGAAACAGCGCCCTTAGTCAGGTCACAACTGTTGTTCTTAACAAGAAGAGCCTGACTATTGAAGATATGAAGGATATGTGACCCTCGGGTGGCATGAGTATTAGAAAGTGAGTCACATGATTAGAAATAGTCTTACAAAGtatttaaatatattaatcTCAGGATCGTTTTAATGAGCACCCTAAAAGCTTACAAAGCAAATTATGAAGAGCTTACAAAGAGCCTACAAAGGGCTGTTTTAGAGTTTAAACAGACCTTTAGCAATAGCACAACAGAGGGCTTGGTAGGGTGGTCAGGGTCCCCAGTGTTCTTCTCGCAAATGGGCTTGAGACATCAGGGATGAAACTGCTGTATATAAAATGATTAGTGTAGTTTTGTTTAGAGTTACTCTGCATCTAAAAAGGTAATATGCGGTACATTGTTTCTTAGTTTAACTCACAATAGAGTATTATATGTCAATCTGTACAATCTACTCCTTACCTAAGAAAAGTAGCTGCTAACCCTTCTATGGATGAAAGGTCTATCTAATTTGTTACTCGTTTCAGCCCCCCCATTAAGGATAAGAAGCTTTCCTTCAGTAGGCATAGATCACGAAACTCAAATGTAAAACCCCAATAAGTTTCTAAAATCCTGGCTTGGATATCTAGGAGTTAATTTTTAAGTGAGTATCCTACAGGATCCCAAATCGCCGAAGTTTCTTTCTCACCTAAAATAGAATGCTGATATCCTGCTACCGTTTGGTATAAGAAACTTGTATCAGGATTGTAGGTAATGTTTTATTATATTCCTGAATAATTACATATATAACAGTTGCTGCTTGGTACAGAAGTAGTGCTTGGTATTGTGATCGTTTATGGAGCGAAGAAACTTAGAGTATTAAAGATGAAAGTAGCTTCAAATAAGAAAACTAGCTCTAAGATTTTGTCATCTACAGTCATATTACTCACCCTTGTTGCATTCATATATTATACTGCCTCGAATGTGGTTACTCTGTATGACAGTATACTTGGAGTCGATTATGGACAGGTAGAAGCGGCCTTACTAGGCATACAACTAGGCGGTGATAGTGAAGGTTCTAGTGGTGATCATACGGTCGGTGAGACCAGAATATTCTCTGACAAGGCGGAACAGGGGCCTACACATAGCCAGTTGTTGACTCCTGATTCGGTCTCTGTGACTAAAAATGAGGAATTTCAGCCACTAGCTGTATTTCAAGAAATAATGAATACCGCACCCATTGTACTATTTATCAGGGGAGATCATGCGGACTCACAGTATATGAAGAAGCTTCTTGATGCCGAATACGAAGTAACGCCCCCTGTTGCAGTGGTGGACCTTAAGAAGCATGCAGAGGGCGACA
It encodes:
- the KIP2 gene encoding Kip2p (Syntenic homolog of Ashbya gossypii ACR145W; Syntenic homolog of Saccharomyces cerevisiae YPL155C (KIP2)) — encoded protein: MVITRPPSSENNTSASSVSLPYTPRSGLVESNGLGWPGKDEGGNQATLIAPLGTIEGIYSRPTSPYRYPSPLEVHSHVDDICSPPTPWEDLSGRESRRISPSDPPAKSVYTGNISVAIRIKPSESSTKDPWYASSNKLIHTEYGEFQFDHVYTKEVTNNEVYRDIGEPIVDKLIQGYNAIIFAYGMTGSGKTFTMSGSKQEPGLIPLCVADIFERITATATSEKSYAVKVSYLEIYNEKIFDLLDSNDTAARQAGKNTAGLKVRDDSTYGVKVVDLIEQKVASHSEVMKCIATGDRNRKTGETDCNTRSSRSHAIVLLRLDVTNSKTGLKTTSTLSLCDLAGSERAVSQLVRRQEGSFINKSLLALGTVISKLSSNGNGSGSNGHQLSSLGGHIPYRDSKLTRILQPALTGDSIITTICTIDTKLESSAETTNTVRFASRAKNIFLNVRKNEFEMNTEKDHIIQNLRKQLDEQHATIAMLRRNNYKENSSVLLPTGGGGSLSEKALKMEKGLLEVENNILKTKLEHCEKLLEKDTVVLEDPHVREIVDVLPSDIASLLESKVQSMESQLRQYRQYVLKLETDLEKAQKNIIETNTVQFDRQSTANIQQKYGEDVDVELLLEEQEAELMELRRALERKDKMIEALQSARRLRNSALSQVTTVVLNKKSLTIEDMKDM
- the PRM4 gene encoding pheromone-regulated protein PRM4 (Syntenic homolog of Ashbya gossypii ACR146W; Syntenic homolog of Saccharomyces cerevisiae YPL156C (PRM4)), with protein sequence MKVASNKKTSSKILSSTVILLTLVAFIYYTASNVVTLYDSILGVDYGQVEAALLGIQLGGDSEGSSGDHTVGETRIFSDKAEQGPTHSQLLTPDSVSVTKNEEFQPLAVFQEIMNTAPIVLFIRGDHADSQYMKKLLDAEYEVTPPVAVVDLKKHAEGDKLQKYIMLNKLNTYNTNFKPSDDIPDVPYLFINGNSIINTSLDKDIKTLHATGLLEEKLKSMAHELVSIKRISPPSNS